A portion of the Magnolia sinica isolate HGM2019 chromosome 17, MsV1, whole genome shotgun sequence genome contains these proteins:
- the LOC131231803 gene encoding uncharacterized protein LOC131231803 — translation CARKEEGMSVNPTFNVSVIFGKPDEPMLVACARQLIEHIISCGSSRPLVLSLGLKDHSLETLKGIVSVVIENRLW, via the exons TGTGCTAGGAAGGAAGAAGGCATGTCAGTCAATCCAACTTTCAATGTGTCAGTTATATTTGGTAAACCAGATGAG CCGATGCTGGTAGCATGCGCACGCCAACTGATCGAGCACATAAT TAGCTGTGGTTCATCTAGGCCGTTGGTGCTCTCTCTCGGTCTCAAGGACCACTCTCTG GAGACACTGAAAGGCATTGTTTCTGTTGTCATCGAGAATCGCCTTTGGTAA